A part of bacterium genomic DNA contains:
- a CDS encoding NifU family protein gives MEAKIRATLEELRGFLQADGGDMEVISIVGTDVKLKLQGACGCCPHATMTIKHGIERALREKVDEKIVVEQVR, from the coding sequence GTGGAAGCGAAAATTAGAGCGACATTGGAAGAGTTGAGAGGGTTTCTGCAGGCTGACGGCGGGGATATGGAAGTCATCAGCATTGTGGGTACCGATGTGAAACTGAAATTACAGGGCGCCTGCGGCTGTTGCCCGCACGCGACCATGACCATTAAACATGGAATTGAGCGCGCGTTGCGCGAAAAGGTCGACGAAAAGATTGTCGTCGAGCAGGTTCGCTAA
- a CDS encoding Rrf2 family transcriptional regulator, producing the protein MFVTRKMDYGLRILLTLGCRPNDRLTSEELAETIEVPRQFTLKIAQSLTKAGIIKAQRGVGGGIQLARDPETITLRDIFNATDTPRALNECLIDPASCTRACICATHQALQKVQVILDQHLTRLTLGELIRDQKMLNLKQK; encoded by the coding sequence ATGTTTGTAACTCGCAAAATGGATTACGGTTTAAGAATTCTTCTCACTCTGGGATGCCGGCCCAATGACCGGTTGACGAGTGAAGAACTCGCGGAAACCATCGAGGTTCCGCGTCAGTTCACCTTGAAAATCGCGCAAAGCCTGACCAAGGCTGGCATCATCAAGGCCCAACGGGGTGTGGGTGGCGGCATTCAGCTGGCCCGGGATCCCGAGACGATCACCCTTCGTGACATATTTAATGCCACAGACACCCCCAGGGCATTGAATGAATGCCTCATTGATCCGGCCTCATGTACACGCGCCTGTATCTGCGCCACCCATCAGGCACTTCAGAAAGTCCAGGTTATTCTGGACCAGCACCTGACCCGGCTCACGCTGGGGGAATTGATACGCGACCAGAAAATGTTGAATTTGAAGCAAAAATAA
- a CDS encoding phosphoribosyl-AMP cyclohydrolase: protein MKALEEGLALTLDFSKIAKVAKVCPDVIPVALQNADTREVILVAYTNEIAMKQTLATRTVVLWSTSRNELWEKGKTSGETFDLVEAFVNCEQNSLVYTVRPRRGGICHTKNAKAQPRNCYYRRINPETLTLENIDQ, encoded by the coding sequence ATGAAAGCATTAGAAGAAGGTCTCGCGTTAACCTTGGACTTCAGCAAGATCGCCAAAGTCGCCAAAGTGTGCCCGGATGTGATTCCGGTTGCGCTCCAGAATGCGGATACCCGCGAGGTCATCCTGGTGGCCTATACCAACGAAATCGCGATGAAGCAGACGCTCGCTACCCGCACGGTGGTGCTGTGGAGTACATCGCGTAATGAATTGTGGGAAAAAGGCAAGACCTCCGGTGAAACCTTTGACCTCGTGGAGGCCTTTGTGAATTGCGAGCAGAACTCGCTGGTCTATACGGTTCGGCCGCGCCGGGGTGGCATCTGCCATACCAAAAATGCCAAGGCCCAGCCCCGGAATTGTTACTACCGCCGGATCAATCCAGAGACGTTGACGCTGGAAAATATCGATCAGTGA
- a CDS encoding TIGR03905 family TSCPD domain-containing protein — translation MKKHLYIPEGVCPTEIHFEIENGILKHVQFEGGCSGNLQALAKLVEGMRIEDVRSKLKGIDCDERGTSCADQLARALETITGESDA, via the coding sequence ATGAAAAAACACCTCTATATCCCTGAAGGGGTCTGCCCCACAGAAATCCATTTCGAAATTGAAAATGGGATTTTGAAGCACGTCCAGTTTGAAGGCGGTTGTTCAGGCAATCTTCAAGCCTTGGCCAAGCTCGTTGAAGGCATGCGGATTGAAGACGTGCGCTCCAAACTTAAGGGGATTGATTGCGATGAACGCGGAACATCCTGCGCCGATCAACTGGCCCGGGCATTAGAAACGATCACGGGAGAATCGGACGCCTAA
- a CDS encoding type II secretion system protein, whose amino-acid sequence MKNQRLVPYPRSLGFTLVEIMIVVAIIGMLAALAIPSFQKARINSQNSAFMNDLRIIDGAINQYIVENKTYPADVNEKIIPPEIAPYLKHMDWTQPTPIGGYWDYDYNWGMTCGIGVYGASRTDEEMAKLGNFIKYGGEYIQVIVP is encoded by the coding sequence ATGAAAAATCAGCGTCTGGTTCCATACCCTCGTTCCCTGGGGTTTACGCTTGTAGAGATCATGATCGTGGTGGCGATTATTGGCATGCTGGCCGCCCTTGCCATCCCCAGTTTTCAAAAAGCCCGGATCAATTCGCAGAACTCCGCGTTCATGAACGACCTGCGGATTATCGATGGGGCCATCAATCAATATATTGTCGAAAACAAGACTTATCCGGCGGATGTGAATGAGAAAATTATTCCACCGGAAATCGCCCCTTACCTCAAGCACATGGATTGGACCCAGCCGACGCCGATCGGAGGCTACTGGGACTACGATTACAATTGGGGTATGACTTGCGGGATCGGGGTATACGGGGCATCAAGAACGGATGAAGAGATGGCAAAACTCGGGAACTTCATTAAATACGGTGGCGAATACATTCAAGTCATTGTGCCGTAG
- a CDS encoding ABC transporter ATP-binding protein, with protein MMDEKKEVVIEARNLTKVFRDFWHRPKVQAVKGIDLEIRQGEIFGLLGPNGSGKSTTIKMILGLLHPTAGHLTVLGKSPRDVAVKARIGFMPEDSYLYKYLTPVEILNFYANLYGLSGRIQKDRVAGLIAQVGLTAAQHRPIGEFSKGMARRVGLAQCLLNDPDLILLDEPTSGLDPIACREVKDLLLSLARRGKSILICSHHLADMQDICDRVAILLNGEICTQGPVKDLLVTPDTLRFSLQSPSRETLSAILDFIERETGQRPLVDHTGRTLESVFIETVTRRPPA; from the coding sequence ATGATGGACGAAAAGAAAGAAGTGGTGATTGAGGCACGGAACCTGACCAAGGTCTTCCGCGACTTCTGGCATCGGCCCAAGGTCCAGGCCGTCAAGGGCATTGATCTTGAAATCAGGCAGGGCGAAATCTTCGGACTTCTAGGGCCCAATGGATCCGGGAAAAGCACCACCATCAAGATGATTCTCGGGTTGCTCCATCCCACGGCGGGTCACCTCACCGTTCTGGGGAAATCCCCCCGTGATGTGGCCGTGAAGGCCCGGATCGGCTTCATGCCCGAAGACTCCTATCTGTATAAATACCTCACCCCCGTCGAAATCCTCAACTTCTACGCCAACCTCTATGGGCTCTCTGGTCGCATCCAAAAGGACCGTGTAGCCGGGTTGATCGCCCAGGTGGGCCTCACGGCCGCCCAACACCGGCCCATTGGCGAGTTTTCCAAGGGGATGGCACGCAGGGTGGGTCTGGCGCAATGCCTGCTGAATGATCCGGATCTGATCCTGCTGGACGAACCCACTTCGGGGTTGGATCCGATTGCCTGCCGCGAAGTGAAGGATCTGTTACTAAGTCTGGCCAGGAGGGGAAAAAGCATCCTGATCTGCTCCCATCACCTGGCCGATATGCAGGATATCTGCGACCGGGTGGCCATCCTGCTGAATGGCGAGATCTGCACCCAGGGCCCGGTCAAAGACCTGTTGGTCACCCCTGACACCCTCCGCTTTTCGTTGCAATCACCGTCCCGGGAAACCCTGTCGGCGATTCTAGACTTCATTGAGCGGGAGACCGGCCAGCGGCCGCTGGTGGATCATACGGGGCGTACACTGGAATCCGTGTTTATAGAAACCGTTACGCGCCGCCCCCCCGCCTGA